A window from Candidatus Arthromitus sp. SFB-rat-Yit encodes these proteins:
- a CDS encoding AbgT family transporter, translating into MAQKRSRREKYSGDNKKVGILNKSLNFIEVVGNKLPDPVTLFVLLSIITVIASYILSNMNIVSEYETLKDGVSEVVKVQVTNLFTKEAMANFLTSMVTNFTSFAPLGVVLVSMLGVGVAEGTGLIDALIKKLILSTPSRLVTIVVVFLGVLSNIASDAGYVVLVPLGAIIFKSFGRNPIAGIAAAFAGVSGGFSANLLIGTVDPLLSGLSQSAANIIDPSYVVNPTSNYYFMVVSTFLITIIGTLITEYIIIPRLEKSNNPDNFVEQVEVQNEDSFKFTKSEKKGLIYAGISLLILLIIIGIGLLPGGMLRNPETGSIINKSPFINGIVVILAFLFLIPGVFFGIGSGKIKKDSDIINSMSKSMSSMGSYLVLSFFAAQFINLFERSKIATIIAVDGAKFLEDIGFVGIPLIIGFILITGFINLFVGSASAKWAILAPVFVPLFMRLGYSPEFTQIAYRIGDSTTNIITPLLPYFPIIAMLIKKYDKKSGIGTLISLMLPYSIAFLISWIVLLILWMFLKLPLGPEAFIFLK; encoded by the coding sequence TTGGCTCAAAAAAGAAGTAGAAGAGAAAAGTATTCAGGAGATAATAAGAAAGTTGGGATACTTAATAAAAGTCTTAATTTTATTGAGGTTGTAGGTAATAAATTACCAGATCCAGTAACATTGTTTGTTTTATTAAGTATAATAACTGTTATTGCTTCTTATATTTTAAGCAATATGAATATTGTATCTGAATACGAAACATTAAAAGATGGAGTTTCTGAGGTAGTTAAAGTTCAAGTTACAAATTTATTTACCAAGGAAGCTATGGCTAATTTTTTAACAAGTATGGTTACTAATTTTACAAGCTTTGCACCACTGGGTGTTGTGTTAGTCTCTATGCTTGGAGTAGGTGTGGCAGAAGGAACTGGTTTAATAGATGCATTAATAAAGAAACTTATTTTAAGTACTCCAAGTAGATTAGTAACAATTGTTGTTGTGTTTTTAGGAGTTTTATCTAATATAGCTTCTGATGCGGGTTATGTCGTTTTAGTACCACTGGGTGCTATAATATTTAAGAGCTTTGGTAGAAATCCTATAGCTGGTATTGCAGCAGCTTTTGCGGGTGTTTCTGGAGGATTTTCAGCAAACCTTCTTATAGGAACTGTTGATCCATTGTTAAGTGGACTTAGTCAGTCTGCGGCTAATATAATAGATCCATCATATGTTGTAAATCCAACTAGTAACTATTATTTTATGGTAGTTTCTACATTTTTAATAACTATAATTGGAACACTTATAACTGAATATATAATAATTCCAAGACTTGAAAAAAGTAATAATCCTGATAATTTTGTTGAGCAAGTTGAAGTTCAAAATGAAGATTCCTTTAAGTTTACAAAAAGTGAGAAAAAAGGTCTTATATATGCTGGAATATCTTTATTGATACTTTTAATTATAATAGGTATAGGTCTTTTACCAGGTGGAATGCTCAGAAATCCAGAAACAGGATCAATAATTAATAAATCACCATTTATTAATGGTATTGTTGTTATACTTGCGTTTTTATTTTTGATTCCTGGTGTGTTTTTTGGAATTGGATCAGGTAAGATTAAGAAAGATAGTGATATTATTAATTCTATGTCAAAATCTATGTCATCTATGGGATCATATCTTGTGTTATCATTTTTTGCGGCACAATTTATAAATTTATTTGAGAGAAGTAAAATTGCAACAATAATTGCAGTAGATGGAGCTAAGTTTTTAGAAGATATAGGGTTTGTAGGAATACCTCTTATAATAGGATTTATACTCATAACTGGTTTTATAAATCTATTTGTAGGAAGTGCATCTGCTAAGTGGGCGATATTAGCTCCTGTATTTGTTCCATTATTTATGAGGCTTGGTTATAGCCCGGAATTTACTCAGATAGCATATAGGATAGGAGATTCTACTACTAATATAATAACTCCTTTGCTTCCGTATTTTCCAATAATTGCAATGCTTATAAAAAAATACGATAAGAAGAGTGGAATAGGTACACTGATATCATTAATGTTACCATATTCAATAGCTTTTTTAATATCTTGGATAGTATTATTGATATTGTGGATGTTCTTAAAATTACCTTTAGGACCAGAAGCATTTATATTTTTAAAATAA
- a CDS encoding thiamine pyrophosphate-dependent enzyme yields the protein MSIKFEPSKGIVDVKSHYCPGCTHGIINNIIAEVLVELDILDISIGIASVGCSVFIYEYIDCDFISAAHGRAPSVATSVSRLLKDRVVFTYQGDGDLAAIGTSEIIHAALRGENIVVIFINNGTYGMTGGQMAPTTLNGQVTETSPKGKNKDSYGAPIKICELLETIEGVRYLERVSTHNLKGVMNTKKSIKKAFEYVKNGEGFCLIEILSTCPTNWGKNAVDSLKWVEENMSEEFKLKKFKE from the coding sequence ATGAGTATAAAGTTTGAACCTTCCAAGGGAATTGTAGATGTTAAAAGTCATTATTGTCCAGGTTGTACTCATGGTATAATAAATAATATTATTGCAGAAGTGTTGGTTGAACTTGATATATTAGATATATCAATAGGGATTGCGTCTGTAGGATGTTCGGTTTTTATATATGAATACATAGATTGTGATTTTATTAGTGCTGCACATGGACGAGCACCATCAGTTGCAACTTCAGTATCAAGACTTTTAAAAGATAGAGTTGTATTTACATATCAAGGAGATGGAGATTTAGCTGCTATAGGAACTTCTGAAATTATACATGCGGCTTTAAGAGGGGAAAATATAGTTGTTATATTTATAAATAACGGAACTTATGGAATGACAGGTGGACAAATGGCTCCTACAACTTTAAATGGTCAGGTTACAGAAACTAGTCCAAAAGGTAAAAATAAAGATAGTTATGGTGCCCCTATTAAAATTTGTGAATTACTTGAAACTATAGAAGGTGTTAGGTATTTAGAGAGAGTTTCAACTCATAATTTGAAAGGGGTTATGAATACTAAAAAATCTATAAAAAAGGCTTTTGAGTATGTTAAAAATGGTGAGGGTTTTTGTTTGATAGAGATATTGTCAACATGCCCAACTAACTGGGGAAAAAATGCAGTAGATTCGTTAAAATGGGTTGAAGAAAATATGAGTGAAGAGTTTAAACTTAAAAAATTTAAGGAATAG
- a CDS encoding CdaR family protein, translated as MDKGKNKKQTQGIIVKISCFVIAFVSWVYVVISLNPVLTTRVYNIPVNVINSLSIKKNGIIVLPNQKFTVNLNVEGKANDIYNLKPDNFEIFLDLSVYDLQKGENVVRGYIRSIPPNISITRPNDLDIKIQIDEFIEKKVPIDKIINNVNVDGFYSFEPVINPEYVTVSGAAKYVNEVNRAIVSASFNDLKKDTYQSLKIKFLDKDGKEINQFLDLSTEVVDMYIMVKALKDVEIEVPFVDNLPEGLKLESVEVIPRVLKIIGTEDVITNIYKISSESVNLSKITENSIIEVPIKIANGIETVENKNSVIIKVKVSKIEQQN; from the coding sequence TTGGATAAGGGGAAAAATAAAAAGCAAACACAAGGGATAATTGTAAAGATATCCTGTTTTGTAATTGCGTTTGTAAGCTGGGTATATGTAGTTATTTCTTTAAATCCCGTATTAACTACAAGAGTTTATAATATACCGGTTAATGTTATAAATAGTTTAAGTATTAAAAAAAATGGAATAATTGTTTTACCAAATCAAAAATTTACAGTTAATTTGAATGTAGAAGGTAAGGCAAATGATATTTATAATTTAAAACCTGATAATTTTGAAATTTTTTTAGATTTGAGTGTGTATGATCTTCAAAAAGGTGAAAATGTAGTTAGGGGATATATAAGAAGTATTCCTCCAAACATATCTATAACTAGACCAAATGATTTAGATATTAAAATTCAGATAGATGAATTCATTGAAAAGAAGGTTCCTATAGATAAGATAATTAATAATGTTAATGTAGATGGATTTTATTCTTTTGAACCTGTGATAAATCCAGAATATGTTACAGTATCGGGAGCAGCTAAATATGTAAATGAAGTAAATAGAGCAATTGTTAGTGCTAGTTTTAATGATTTAAAAAAAGATACATATCAGAGCTTAAAAATTAAATTTTTAGATAAAGATGGAAAAGAAATAAATCAGTTTTTGGATTTATCCACGGAAGTTGTAGATATGTATATTATGGTTAAAGCTTTAAAGGACGTAGAAATTGAAGTTCCATTTGTAGATAATTTACCTGAAGGATTAAAATTAGAGAGTGTTGAGGTTATACCAAGAGTACTTAAAATAATAGGAACGGAAGATGTTATAACAAATATATATAAAATTTCATCTGAAAGTGTTAATTTATCAAAAATAACTGAAAATTCTATAATAGAGGTTCCGATTAAGATAGCAAATGGTATAGAAACTGTAGAAAATAAAAATTCTGTTATTATAAAAGTTAAGGTCAGTAAAATAGAGCAACAAAATTAA
- a CDS encoding 16S rRNA (adenine(1408)-N(1))-methyltransferase NpmA: MKILRSSKEIELSREEFLNKIKSYDDLVIDLGTGQGAFVYFSALENKNKFYVGLDSCGDSMKKYAIKQYKNKLENLVYIIMNAQNIDNLLYNMFSEVYINLPWGSLLEGIFKEELGIIYNISKLLVDSGKMKICFSYNDKFEKMEIEKRNLPDLNESYFDDFKMLYSKYNIEIHDINLVLKDEIPFESKWVKVLGESNRREFYIINGYKKRVQ, encoded by the coding sequence ATGAAGATACTTAGGAGTAGCAAGGAAATTGAGTTAAGTAGAGAGGAATTTTTAAATAAAATAAAATCATATGATGATTTGGTAATTGATTTGGGAACAGGACAAGGAGCATTTGTATATTTCAGTGCTTTAGAGAATAAAAATAAATTTTATGTAGGATTAGATTCTTGTGGAGATTCTATGAAGAAGTATGCGATTAAACAATATAAAAATAAGTTAGAGAATTTGGTTTATATAATTATGAATGCTCAAAATATAGATAATTTATTATATAATATGTTTTCAGAAGTTTACATAAATTTACCGTGGGGTAGTTTGCTTGAAGGTATATTTAAAGAAGAGCTAGGTATTATATACAACATATCTAAGTTGCTTGTAGATAGTGGAAAAATGAAAATATGTTTTTCATATAATGATAAATTTGAGAAAATGGAGATAGAGAAGAGAAATTTGCCAGATTTAAATGAGAGTTATTTTGATGATTTTAAAATGCTATATTCTAAATATAATATAGAAATACATGATATTAATTTGGTGTTAAAAGATGAAATTCCTTTTGAAAGTAAATGGGTTAAGGTTTTAGGAGAGAGTAATAGGAGGGAGTTTTATATTATAAATGGATATAAAAAAAGAGTGCAGTAG
- the adhE gene encoding bifunctional acetaldehyde-CoA/alcohol dehydrogenase — MKSKNQILEKEISNINSVINSLLDNAKKAEKKLLELNQEQIDKIVSSMCIAGASKNIELSKLAVEETKRGVFEDKVIKNLFATEYIHHDIKHIKTVGIINDDPNKDYFNVAEPVGVIAGVTPVTNPTSTAMFKAIISIKTRNPIVFAFHPSAQKCSSEAAKIVYDAAVSAGAPEHCIQWIEEPSIEATNLLMNHPEISLILATGGSGMVKSAYSCGKPALGVGPGNVPAYLEKSCNLQRAVSDIIISKTFDNGMICASEQAAIVDEEISKEFEKLMKNLNCHICSPDETKKVEKYAFPEEKNSCVLNADIVGKPATQIAKEAGFEVPEKTKILITKIESIGANSPLSREKLSPILSYIIVKNSDEGIEKAAQMVEFGGLGHSAAVHSSSEDVIRKFSEKVKAGRIVVNAPSTQGAIGDLYNSNRASLTLGCGSYGKNSIISNVTCENLINLKRVARRKNNMQWFKVPKKIFFEWGSTSYLEKMPDISKVMIITDPGMVNLGYTNIVLNHLNNRINKISVEIFSDVEPDPSVETVFNGVKAMNRFKPDCIIALGGGSAIDAAKSMWLFYEHPEIDFNDIKLKFVDIRKRIYKFPKLGTKCQLVAIPTTSGTGSEVTSFSVISDKVKNIKYPLADYELTPNIAIIDPQFVMSLPKAVTADTGLDVLTHAIEAYVSILASDYTDALALKSIHLVFEYLPRAFKNGNNDKVAREKMHNASSMAGMAFTNAFLGINHSLAHKLGGEFHIPHGRANAILLPYVIKFNSETPTKLPSFPKYEKFIADKKYAEIARSLGLKASTTEEGVNSLIEAIKKLMNELEMPTRISECNIDKDEYMSKIELLALKAFDDQCTGANPRYPLVEELHEIYKSIY; from the coding sequence ATGAAATCAAAAAATCAAATACTAGAGAAAGAAATTTCAAATATAAATTCAGTTATTAACTCCCTACTAGATAATGCTAAAAAAGCTGAAAAGAAACTTTTAGAATTAAATCAAGAACAAATAGATAAAATTGTATCTTCTATGTGCATCGCTGGTGCAAGTAAAAATATAGAATTATCAAAATTAGCTGTTGAAGAAACTAAACGTGGAGTTTTTGAAGATAAAGTTATTAAAAACCTTTTTGCTACTGAATATATACATCATGATATTAAACATATTAAAACTGTTGGTATTATAAATGATGATCCTAACAAAGACTATTTTAATGTTGCTGAACCTGTTGGTGTTATTGCTGGAGTTACTCCTGTCACAAACCCAACATCTACTGCTATGTTTAAAGCTATAATATCAATTAAAACAAGAAATCCAATAGTGTTTGCATTCCATCCATCTGCACAAAAATGTAGCTCTGAGGCTGCCAAAATAGTTTATGATGCAGCTGTATCCGCTGGAGCTCCAGAACACTGTATTCAGTGGATAGAGGAACCATCTATTGAAGCTACTAACTTACTTATGAATCACCCTGAAATATCTCTTATTTTAGCAACGGGTGGATCTGGAATGGTTAAATCTGCATATAGCTGTGGAAAACCCGCTTTAGGGGTTGGACCTGGAAACGTTCCTGCTTACCTTGAAAAAAGCTGTAACCTTCAAAGAGCTGTATCAGATATAATAATATCTAAAACTTTTGATAATGGTATGATTTGTGCATCTGAACAAGCTGCTATAGTAGATGAGGAAATTTCAAAAGAATTTGAAAAATTGATGAAAAATTTAAATTGCCATATATGCTCTCCAGATGAAACCAAAAAAGTTGAAAAATATGCATTTCCTGAAGAAAAGAATTCTTGTGTATTAAATGCTGATATAGTTGGAAAGCCTGCTACCCAAATAGCTAAAGAAGCAGGGTTTGAGGTTCCTGAAAAAACAAAAATATTAATTACAAAAATAGAATCTATAGGAGCTAATTCACCTCTATCACGTGAAAAATTAAGTCCTATACTTTCATACATTATTGTTAAAAACTCTGATGAAGGAATAGAAAAAGCTGCTCAAATGGTAGAATTTGGAGGTCTTGGACACTCTGCAGCTGTTCATTCATCAAGTGAAGATGTTATCAGAAAATTCTCAGAAAAAGTTAAAGCTGGAAGAATAGTTGTAAATGCACCATCAACTCAAGGAGCTATAGGTGATTTATATAATTCAAATAGAGCATCTTTAACACTTGGATGTGGTTCTTACGGCAAAAACTCAATAATTTCTAACGTTACCTGTGAGAATTTAATCAATTTAAAGAGAGTCGCAAGGAGAAAAAATAATATGCAATGGTTTAAGGTACCTAAGAAAATATTCTTCGAATGGGGTTCTACTTCGTATTTAGAAAAAATGCCTGATATATCTAAAGTAATGATAATCACTGACCCTGGAATGGTTAATCTTGGATATACAAACATAGTTTTAAATCATTTGAATAACAGAATAAATAAAATAAGCGTTGAAATTTTCTCTGACGTTGAACCGGATCCATCTGTTGAAACTGTATTTAATGGTGTTAAAGCTATGAACAGATTTAAACCTGATTGTATAATTGCTTTGGGTGGAGGATCTGCAATAGATGCTGCTAAATCCATGTGGTTATTCTATGAACATCCAGAAATAGACTTCAATGATATAAAATTAAAATTTGTTGATATCAGAAAGAGAATTTACAAGTTCCCTAAACTTGGTACTAAATGTCAATTAGTAGCAATACCTACAACATCTGGAACAGGATCAGAAGTTACATCATTCTCAGTAATTAGTGATAAAGTTAAAAATATTAAATATCCTCTAGCTGATTATGAATTAACTCCTAATATAGCTATAATAGATCCTCAATTTGTTATGAGCTTACCAAAAGCTGTAACAGCAGATACTGGACTTGATGTTTTAACTCACGCAATTGAAGCATACGTTTCAATACTTGCATCAGATTATACAGATGCATTAGCTCTTAAATCTATACATTTAGTATTTGAATACTTACCAAGAGCATTCAAAAATGGAAATAATGATAAAGTTGCTCGTGAAAAAATGCACAATGCATCTTCTATGGCTGGAATGGCATTTACAAATGCATTTTTAGGAATAAATCATTCACTTGCTCACAAATTAGGAGGGGAGTTCCATATACCTCATGGTCGTGCAAACGCAATACTTTTACCTTATGTAATTAAATTTAACTCTGAAACACCAACAAAACTCCCATCATTCCCTAAATATGAAAAGTTTATTGCAGATAAGAAATATGCAGAAATTGCAAGATCTTTAGGACTTAAAGCTTCTACTACAGAAGAAGGTGTTAATAGCTTAATTGAAGCTATCAAAAAATTGATGAATGAACTTGAAATGCCAACAAGAATTTCCGAATGCAATATTGATAAAGATGAATATATGAGTAAAATAGAATTACTTGCTCTTAAAGCATTTGATGATCAATGTACTGGAGCAAATCCAAGATACCCCCTTGTTGAAGAACTACACGAAATATACAAAAGCATATACTAA
- the glmM gene encoding phosphoglucosamine mutase — protein sequence MGKLFGTDGIRGIANIKLTGELAYNIGRCGAKILCKNSVNKRKMIVGIDTRISSSMIEHSICAGISSTGIDVIRVSNVPTPAIGYLIQKFGLLGGVMVSASHNPYEYNGIKFFDSDGVKLSDGLEDQIEKLYFNLLNGDNIGNTKDIGKIEFSPDIVDEYIAFLKSNLGGENLRGLKIALDCANGSAYSIARKVFEGTEAEVLIINDSPNGININNKCGSTYMDEICEFVVKNKCDLGFAYDGDADRCLAVDHEGNIINGDFIMGLIAIYFKENGILNKNSVVVTVMSNIGLYKSLEKFDISISTVCVGDKYVFQNMNENNYVIGGEQSGHIILLDNKTGDGILTSLIVSKIVKEKGKSLKELCSVINEFPQVLINIEVDEINKKIYKENKEIVELINKYENELSSNGRILVRESGTENLIRVMVEGEDINVIKNIGEDIKSAINSKIKNV from the coding sequence ATGGGGAAGTTATTTGGTACAGATGGTATTAGGGGAATTGCAAATATTAAATTGACTGGAGAACTTGCTTATAATATCGGTAGGTGCGGAGCTAAGATATTATGTAAAAATAGTGTAAATAAAAGAAAAATGATTGTGGGTATTGATACAAGAATATCAAGCTCTATGATTGAGCATAGTATATGTGCAGGTATTTCGTCTACTGGAATAGATGTTATAAGGGTATCGAATGTTCCTACTCCAGCTATAGGTTATTTGATTCAAAAGTTTGGATTGCTTGGAGGTGTTATGGTTTCAGCATCTCATAATCCATACGAATATAATGGGATAAAGTTTTTTGATAGTGATGGAGTAAAACTCAGTGACGGTTTAGAGGATCAAATTGAAAAGTTGTATTTTAATTTATTAAATGGAGATAATATAGGTAACACAAAAGATATTGGTAAAATTGAATTTTCTCCTGATATAGTCGATGAGTATATCGCATTTTTAAAAAGTAATTTAGGGGGAGAAAATTTAAGGGGACTGAAAATTGCGTTAGATTGTGCTAATGGTTCTGCTTATTCTATTGCAAGAAAGGTATTTGAAGGAACGGAAGCAGAAGTATTAATTATAAATGATTCCCCTAATGGAATTAATATTAATAATAAATGTGGATCTACTTACATGGATGAGATATGTGAATTTGTTGTTAAAAATAAGTGTGATTTAGGATTTGCATATGATGGTGATGCGGATAGATGTTTAGCTGTTGATCATGAGGGTAACATAATAAATGGTGATTTTATAATGGGATTAATTGCTATTTATTTTAAAGAAAATGGAATTTTAAATAAAAATTCAGTAGTTGTAACAGTTATGAGTAATATTGGACTTTATAAATCCTTGGAAAAATTTGATATATCTATATCTACAGTTTGTGTTGGAGATAAATATGTTTTTCAAAATATGAACGAAAATAATTATGTAATTGGTGGAGAACAATCTGGTCATATAATACTTTTGGATAATAAAACAGGTGATGGGATTTTAACATCATTAATAGTAAGTAAAATAGTTAAAGAAAAAGGGAAAAGTTTAAAAGAATTGTGTTCAGTTATAAATGAATTTCCCCAAGTATTAATTAATATAGAAGTTGATGAGATTAATAAAAAAATATATAAGGAAAATAAAGAAATTGTTGAGTTGATAAATAAGTATGAAAATGAACTTTCGAGTAATGGTAGGATTTTGGTTAGAGAATCTGGAACTGAAAATTTAATTAGAGTTATGGTTGAAGGTGAAGATATAAATGTAATTAAAAATATTGGGGAAGATATTAAAAGTGCAATAAATTCTAAAATAAAAAATGTGTAG
- a CDS encoding Cof-type HAD-IIB family hydrolase: MNIKLCVFDLDGTLLNSNKEITIETIQAINKLKNKNIQYTIATGRMDTLARKYQKQINSNLPIISCNGSLIRDLSGNTLYKKYLNFDTVKTLVEFYNLNNLDFMLYTENTILSTPNNPRLILLENLNSSSQPEDRFDIEILNRDIEYYSNLIFLKSLAYIENREKLLDIEYIMRKEFKDLSIVSSDKTLLDIMPSGVNKGTGLQNLCKILNINRDEIVVFGDNFNDLEMINFSKTSVVPSNGEESIKNIATFVTKSNDDNGIAFAINEFILKNV, from the coding sequence TTGAATATTAAATTATGTGTATTCGATTTGGATGGTACACTTTTAAACTCTAATAAAGAAATTACAATCGAAACAATACAAGCTATAAATAAACTAAAAAATAAAAATATACAATATACAATAGCAACTGGAAGAATGGATACTCTTGCTAGAAAATATCAAAAACAAATAAACTCTAATTTACCTATAATATCATGTAATGGGTCCCTAATACGCGACCTATCTGGTAATACACTTTATAAAAAGTATTTAAATTTTGATACCGTCAAGACCTTAGTGGAATTCTATAACTTAAATAATCTGGACTTTATGTTATACACTGAAAATACTATATTAAGTACCCCTAATAATCCAAGATTGATATTATTAGAAAATTTGAATTCATCATCACAGCCTGAGGATAGATTTGATATCGAAATATTAAATAGAGATATAGAATACTACTCTAATCTAATATTCTTAAAATCCCTAGCTTACATAGAAAATAGAGAAAAACTATTAGATATAGAATATATAATGAGAAAAGAATTTAAAGATCTATCTATTGTATCATCTGATAAAACTTTGCTTGATATAATGCCTTCTGGTGTAAATAAAGGCACTGGACTTCAAAATCTATGTAAGATATTAAATATTAATAGAGATGAAATTGTTGTATTTGGTGATAATTTTAACGATTTAGAAATGATTAATTTCTCAAAAACTTCTGTTGTACCTTCAAATGGTGAAGAATCTATAAAAAATATAGCAACATTTGTGACAAAAAGTAATGATGATAATGGTATTGCTTTTGCAATAAATGAATTTATACTAAAAAATGTGTAG
- the vorB gene encoding 3-methyl-2-oxobutanoate dehydrogenase subunit VorB — translation MRILCKGCEALGEATIRAGCNAFFGYPITPQTELVAYLSKKMPEYNRLIIQAESEVSAINMVYGAAAAGFRVMTSTASPGMSLKAEGISYIIGSELPCVIVNVCRVGPGLGGIQPSQQDYFFMTKGLGHGGGRAIVLAPNSVQEIYNLTMESFYLADKYRNPVIIFLDGTLGQVMESLEIEDEYDGEVYTLTDIINSKPWSSNGKLHRRNRNIIKSLNLDNNDLRNHMSDLNNKYLKIRENEVKYEKINLDKKVDIIMVCFGMISRTCEKAAEELKKENIEVGIIRPITLWPFPHEAIRDMSENTKYGFLCIEMNFGQMVEDVILSSNGSNKVYSYAEVSGDIIDYESVIKYVKDIIKGEVNEYKV, via the coding sequence TTGAGAATTTTGTGTAAGGGATGTGAAGCTTTAGGAGAGGCAACAATTAGAGCAGGATGTAATGCTTTTTTTGGATATCCTATAACTCCGCAAACAGAATTAGTTGCGTATTTATCAAAAAAAATGCCTGAATATAATAGATTAATTATTCAGGCTGAAAGTGAAGTTTCAGCAATTAATATGGTATATGGAGCGGCAGCTGCTGGATTTAGAGTAATGACTTCAACAGCTAGCCCTGGAATGAGTTTAAAGGCAGAAGGTATATCATATATAATTGGATCTGAACTTCCTTGTGTAATAGTTAATGTATGTCGTGTTGGTCCAGGCTTAGGTGGGATACAACCATCTCAGCAGGATTATTTCTTTATGACAAAAGGATTGGGTCATGGTGGTGGCAGGGCTATTGTTTTAGCTCCAAATAGTGTTCAAGAAATATATAATTTAACAATGGAATCTTTTTATTTAGCTGATAAGTATAGAAATCCAGTAATCATATTTTTAGATGGAACTCTTGGACAAGTTATGGAATCATTAGAAATAGAAGATGAATATGATGGTGAGGTTTATACATTAACTGATATTATAAATTCAAAACCATGGAGTTCAAATGGTAAATTACATAGAAGGAATAGAAATATAATTAAATCATTAAATTTAGATAATAATGATTTAAGGAACCATATGAGTGACCTTAATAATAAATATTTAAAGATAAGGGAAAATGAGGTTAAGTACGAAAAAATTAATTTAGATAAAAAAGTTGATATTATTATGGTATGTTTTGGTATGATCTCAAGAACATGTGAAAAAGCCGCTGAGGAATTGAAAAAGGAAAATATAGAAGTTGGTATAATAAGACCCATAACTTTGTGGCCGTTTCCTCATGAGGCTATAAGAGATATGTCTGAAAATACTAAATATGGATTTTTATGTATTGAGATGAATTTTGGACAAATGGTTGAAGATGTAATATTATCTTCTAATGGGAGTAATAAAGTTTATTCTTATGCTGAGGTTTCGGGAGATATAATAGATTATGAGAGTGTAATTAAATATGTGAAAGATATTATTAAAGGAGAAGTTAATGAGTATAAAGTTTGA
- a CDS encoding 4Fe-4S binding protein, with protein MFREDRCKGCKLCETSCPKGIISMSDNTNIIGYNFANITADNQKKCIGCGFCFRMCPDSVITIINDGV; from the coding sequence TTGTTTAGAGAAGATAGATGTAAAGGTTGTAAATTATGCGAAACGTCGTGTCCTAAAGGTATAATAAGTATGTCAGATAATACGAATATAATAGGATATAATTTTGCAAATATAACAGCAGACAATCAAAAAAAATGTATAGGATGTGGATTTTGTTTTAGAATGTGTCCAGATTCGGTAATAACTATAATTAATGATGGGGTGTAA
- a CDS encoding 2-oxoacid:acceptor oxidoreductase family protein gives MKSLNLKNLRNRVDNMNLEILFSGFGGQGILFISRILSYAALESGLNVTWLPSYGPEMRGGTASCSVVMSDKKILSPIVLRPEYMIAMNYPSFNKYESKVLDSGFMLINSDIVKSYNKRENINYLDIPVQSIAKSISEKVLGNIVILGSLIKVINKISIDSIFYVFGKYTDTRFSIEDNKTAFKVGYDFI, from the coding sequence GTGAAGAGTTTAAACTTAAAAAATTTAAGGAATAGAGTTGATAATATGAATTTAGAAATTTTATTTTCCGGTTTTGGAGGACAAGGTATATTGTTTATATCGAGGATACTTTCTTATGCTGCACTTGAAAGTGGATTAAATGTTACTTGGCTTCCATCTTATGGTCCTGAAATGAGAGGGGGGACAGCAAGCTGTTCGGTTGTAATGAGTGATAAAAAAATTTTGTCGCCAATTGTACTTAGGCCTGAATATATGATTGCTATGAATTATCCATCATTTAATAAATATGAAAGTAAGGTTTTGGATAGTGGATTTATGCTCATCAATTCAGATATAGTTAAATCCTATAATAAGAGAGAAAATATCAATTACCTAGATATACCAGTTCAGAGTATTGCAAAAAGTATATCAGAAAAGGTTCTAGGGAATATTGTTATACTTGGATCTTTAATTAAAGTTATTAATAAAATATCTATAGATTCTATATTTTATGTTTTTGGTAAATACACAGATACTAGGTTTAGTATTGAAGATAATAAAACAGCATTTAAGGTTGGATATGATTTTATATAA